The genomic stretch AAAGGAAGACCTTCCTCGCAGGCAAAAGAAAAGAGTCCCATATATCCAACGCCCCGCTTTCGCCGCAGAACGCACGTAACGAACCCCCTGCGCCGAAGGCGCTTACATGGGATGCAAGGGTGCGAACCCTTGCCCGCCGGAGGCGAAATCACCCGACTATCGCCGCGAAGCGGCTTTCAACACCTGATTTCCTTCTTCAGAGACTTAAACGATGAGTCCCAAAGAAAAGGCCTCCGCACAACTGTGCGGAGGCCTTTGTATGTCACAAGCGAAAGAGAGCTACTTCTTGAGCCAGCTCATCATTTTGCGGAGACGGCCGCCGACTTCCTCGATCTGAGTCTCGGCTTCGATGCGGCGCATGGTCTTGAGGCCCACCTGACCGGCCTGGTTATCCAGGATGAAGTCGCGGGCGAACTTTCCGGACTGGATGTCCTTGAGCACGCGGCGCATTTCTTCGCGGGTTTCGTCGGTGATGATGCGCGGGCCGGTGACGTAGTCGCCGTACTCGGCAGTGTCGGAGATGGAATAGCGCATGTTGGCCAGGCCGCCCTCGTACATCAGGTCGATGATGAGCTTGAGCTCATGCATGCACTCGAAGTAGGCCATTTCGGGCTGATAACCGGCCTCGACCAGGGTGTCGAATCCGGCCTTGCACAGAGCGGTCAGACCACCGCAAAGCACGGCCTGCTCACCGAACAGATCGGTTTCGGTCTCTTCCTTGAAGGTGGTCTTGATGACGCCGGAACGAGCTCCGCCGATGCCCTTGGCGTAGGCCAGAGCGATTTCAGTGGCTTTGCCGGAAGCGTC from Desulfovibrio sp. Fe33 encodes the following:
- the ilvC gene encoding ketol-acid reductoisomerase gives rise to the protein MKVYYEKDADLSLLKDKTVAVVGYGSQGHAHAQNLRDSGVNVIVAQRPGGPNYDLAKEHGFEPMSVADAAKQADMIMILLPDQYQAEVFKKDILPYLEEGNIIAFGHGFNVHFQQITPPKGVDCVMIAPKGPGHLVRRTFTEGGGVPCLVAVAADASGKATEIALAYAKGIGGARSGVIKTTFKEETETDLFGEQAVLCGGLTALCKAGFDTLVEAGYQPEMAYFECMHELKLIIDLMYEGGLANMRYSISDTAEYGDYVTGPRIITDETREEMRRVLKDIQSGKFARDFILDNQAGQVGLKTMRRIEAETQIEEVGGRLRKMMSWLKK